CCGAATGGTCGAACTTTCGCTCCAGCAACTCGATCAGCGGGTGGAGCGCCATCGGCGGGCTCACCCGCAATCCCTACGCCCTCGACCGCACGCCCTGCGGGTCCAGCTCCGGCTCCGCCGTGGCGGTGGCCGCTGGCCTAGTCACCGCCGCCATCGGCGCGGAGACCGACGGCTCGATCACCTGTCCCGCCTCGATGAACGGCGTGGTCTGACTGAAGCCCACCGTGGGCCTGGTCTCGCGCACCCACGTCATCCCGATCTCACCCGAGCAGGACACCCTGGGCCCCATCGCCCGCACCGTGGCCGACGCCGCCGTCATTCTGACAGCGCTGGCGGGAAGCGACCAGGACGATCCGGCGACGGCCGAGGCGGATCGGCGCAAGAGCGACTACGCCCGGCTGCGCCCTGACGCCCTGAAAGGCGCGCGTCTGGGCGTGTGGCGGATCAACAAGGGCCGCTCGGCGGGGACGGACGCCGTCTTCGAGACGGCGCTGGCGACCCTGAAGGCGCAAGGCGCGATCCTGGTTGAGCTTACCGGGCCGGAGCGTCCCCAGCTTGTGGCGATCGGCACGGACGAGGAAGCCGCCCTGAAGGTCGAATTTCGCGCCGCCTTGAACGCCTATCTGGCGAACGCCGCGCCGGCGGTCCGCATCCGCAGCCTGGCCGACCTGATCGCCTTCAACGCCGCGACGCCGCGGGAGACGACCCTCTTCGGCCAGGACATTCTGGAAGGCGCCCTGAAGGCGGCCGCCCTCAATGATCCGACCTATCGGGCCCAGCGCAATCGCGCCCGGGCCGACGCGCGGGCCCTGCTGGATGCGCTGCTGGCGCAATCGGGGGGGATGGACGCGGTGATCGCACCCACCAATGGTCCGGCCGGCGTGATCGACCCGGTCAACGGCGAGGTCTGGCTGGGCTCGGTCTCCACCTTGCCGGCGGTCTCGGGCTATCCGCACCTCACCGTGCCCATGGGCGCGGTCAGCGGCCTGCCGGTCGGCCTGTCGTTCATAGGGCCGGCGTGGTCAGAGGCGCGTCTACTCGGCCTCGGAAACGGCTTCGAGCAGGCCTCACGCGCCCGGTTTGAGCCGACGTTCCCGGCCGCCGCCATGATGGCGACGACGGCCGCGGCCTACGATCGCGCGCGCGCCATGCAACTCGATCCGTAGTCGGCGGTTTTCCAGGGCTGTCAGTTCGGGGATCTCCATTGTCGACGCGCACCAGGGATATCTTGACCAAGCTCCGTGATCAGCGGCATCAAAAGCAGATCGCAATAGTGAAGCTGGCGGACACGCTTGGACAGCGGAGGAACCGGGCCACTGAGCAGGCTGTGGACCAATGGCGGCGGAGGCATCGTGTCTAGCGCCCGTTCCCGCCGTGATCGTACGAGCCGCGGCGGCCTTTTCCTGGCCGCGTCGGAGGCTGGGCTGGATCGACCGGTCCGGCGGACCTGGCGCGTCGCCGCCGATTTCGACAACCTGATCCGGCTGGAGCCCGCGGCGAAACGCTCTGAAGGCGGCTTCCATCTCGTCGACACCACCATGATGTACGCGCCGAAGTCCGGCGGCGTGAAACGCTACCTGAACGCCAAGCGCGCCTGGTTGCAGGCCCGCCGGCCGGAAGTGCGCCACACCTTGGTGGTGCCAGGCGCGCGCACGCGCAGCGAGGGCCGCGGGCTGGTCACGGTCGCCGCCGCCCGCCTGCCGTTCGGCGACGGCTACCGCCTCCCGGCCAGCCTGACCAAGTGGGAGACGGTGATCCGCCTGCTGCAGCCCGACGTGATCGAGGCCGGCGACGTGTTCGTGCCCGGCCACGCAGCGCTTGAGGCCGGCCAGGCGCTGGGCGCGCCGGTCGTCGGGTTCTGCCACACCGACGCCGCGGCGCTCGCGGCTTTGCATCTGGGCGAATGGGCTGAGGCCCCGGCTTTCAACTTCTGGGCCCAGACCTTCCAGCGCTTCGATCACGTGATCGCGCCCAGCCGGCACATGGCCCAGCGCCTGTCGGACGCCGGCATCTCGCGGGTCACGGTCAATGCGCTGGGCACGGACACCCAGCTGTTTGATCCCGTCCATGCCGACCGCGCGGGACTTCTGCGTCGTCTCGACCTGCCCGATAAGACAAGGCTGATGGTCTTCGCGGGTCGCCCCGCGCGCGAGAAGAACGTCGAGGCGATGATCACGGCGGTAGAGCGCTTGGGCGACCCCTACCACCTGCTGCTGATCGGCGCGGGCAAGGATGCGCGCTACGCGCCGAACCTGACCTGCCTCGACTATGAGCGCGACCCGCATGCCTTGGCCGCCACCCTGGCCAGCTGC
This is a stretch of genomic DNA from Phenylobacterium immobile (ATCC 35973). It encodes these proteins:
- a CDS encoding glycosyltransferase, encoding MSSARSRRDRTSRGGLFLAASEAGLDRPVRRTWRVAADFDNLIRLEPAAKRSEGGFHLVDTTMMYAPKSGGVKRYLNAKRAWLQARRPEVRHTLVVPGARTRSEGRGLVTVAAARLPFGDGYRLPASLTKWETVIRLLQPDVIEAGDVFVPGHAALEAGQALGAPVVGFCHTDAAALAALHLGEWAEAPAFNFWAQTFQRFDHVIAPSRHMAQRLSDAGISRVTVNALGTDTQLFDPVHADRAGLLRRLDLPDKTRLMVFAGRPAREKNVEAMITAVERLGDPYHLLLIGAGKDARYAPNLTCLDYERDPHALAATLASCDAFLHANEHEIFGLVLLEAMAAGLPVVGPRQGGVGELVDGEVGRLAQSSDPYHLAEAIEALFAADRDALARAARQRAVERHSWDAVFERLTSIYAGLAQGRSGGVVGEPLALSA